From a single Myotis daubentonii chromosome 5, mMyoDau2.1, whole genome shotgun sequence genomic region:
- the EGR3 gene encoding early growth response protein 3 isoform X1, with translation MTGKLAEKLPVTMSSLLNQLPDNLYPEEIPSALNLFSGSSDSVAHYNQMATENVMDIGLTNEKPNPELSYSGSFQPAPGNKTVTYLGKFAFDSPSNWCQDNIISLMSAGILGVPPASGALSTQTSTASMVQPPQGDVEAMYPALPPYSNCSDLYSEPVSFHDPQGNPGLAYSPQDYQSAKPALDSNLFPMIPDYNLYHHPSDMGSIPEHKPFQGMDPIRVNPPPITPLETIKAFKDKQIHPGFGSLPQPPLTLKPIRPRKYPNRPSKTPLHERPHACPAEGCDRRFSRSDELTRHLRIHTGHKPFQCRICMRSFSRSDHLTTHIRTHTGEKPFACEFCGRKFARSDERKRHAKIHLKQKEKKAEKGVAPSASSAPPVTLAPVVTTCA, from the exons ATGACCGGCAAACTCGCCGAGAAGCTGCCGGTGACCATGAGCAGTTTGCTAAACCAACTGCCTGACAATCTGTACCCCGAGGAGATCCCCAGCGCACTCAACCTCTTCTCCGGCAGCAGCGATTCCGTAGCCCATTACAATCAGATGGCTACAG AGAATGTGATGGACATCGGCCTGACCAACGAGAAGCCCAACCCGGAACTCTCTTATTCGGGCTCCTTTCAGCCAGCTCCCGGCAACAAGACCGTGACCTACTTGGGAAAGTTCGCCTTCGACTCCCCTTCTAACTGGTGCCAGGACAACATCATTAGCCTCATGAGCGCCGGCATCTTGGGGGTGCCCCCGGCCTCAGGGGCACTCAGCACGCAGACCTCCACGGCCAGCATGGTGCAGCCACCTCAGGGCGACGTGGAGGCCATGTACCCGGCGCTCCCCCCCTATTCTAACTGCAGCGATCTCTACTCAGAGCCTGTGTCTTTCCACGACCCCCAGGGCAACCCTGGGCTCGCCTATTCCCCCCAGGATTATCAATCGGCCAAGCCGGCCTTGGACAGCAATCTCTTCCCCATGATTCCTGACTACAATCTCTACCACCACCCCAGCGACATGGGCTCTATTCCGGAGCACAAGCCCTTCCAGGGCATGGACCCCATCCGAGTCAACCCGCCCCCTATCACCCCCCTGGAGACCATCAAGGCATTCAAAGACAAGCAGATCCACCCAGGCTTCGGCAGCCTACCCCAGCCGCCGCTCACACTCAAGCCCATCCGGCCCCGCAAGTACCCCAACCGACCCAGCAAGACCCCACTCCACGAGCGGCCCCACGCGTGTCCGGCGGAGGGCTGCGACCGCCGTTTCAGCCGCTCGGACGAGCTGACGCGGCACCTGCGCATCCACACGGGCCACAAGCCCTTCCAGTGCCGGATCTGCATGCGGAGCTTCAGCCGCAGCGACCACCTCACCACTCACATCCGCACGCATACGGGCGAGAAGCCCTTTGCCTGCGAGTTCTGCGGGCGCAAGTTCGCGCGCAGCGACGAGCGCAAGCGCCACGCCAAGATCCACCTCAAGCAAAAGGAGAAGAAGGCGGAGAAGGGGGTGGCGCCTTCTGCGTCCTCAGCGCCCCCCGTGACCCTGGCCCCCGTGGTCACCACCTGTGCCTGA
- the EGR3 gene encoding early growth response protein 3 isoform X2 yields the protein MEPCAAWSPRGGRENVMDIGLTNEKPNPELSYSGSFQPAPGNKTVTYLGKFAFDSPSNWCQDNIISLMSAGILGVPPASGALSTQTSTASMVQPPQGDVEAMYPALPPYSNCSDLYSEPVSFHDPQGNPGLAYSPQDYQSAKPALDSNLFPMIPDYNLYHHPSDMGSIPEHKPFQGMDPIRVNPPPITPLETIKAFKDKQIHPGFGSLPQPPLTLKPIRPRKYPNRPSKTPLHERPHACPAEGCDRRFSRSDELTRHLRIHTGHKPFQCRICMRSFSRSDHLTTHIRTHTGEKPFACEFCGRKFARSDERKRHAKIHLKQKEKKAEKGVAPSASSAPPVTLAPVVTTCA from the exons ATGGAGCCGTGTGCGGCGTGGAGTCCCCGCGGTGGGAGAG AGAATGTGATGGACATCGGCCTGACCAACGAGAAGCCCAACCCGGAACTCTCTTATTCGGGCTCCTTTCAGCCAGCTCCCGGCAACAAGACCGTGACCTACTTGGGAAAGTTCGCCTTCGACTCCCCTTCTAACTGGTGCCAGGACAACATCATTAGCCTCATGAGCGCCGGCATCTTGGGGGTGCCCCCGGCCTCAGGGGCACTCAGCACGCAGACCTCCACGGCCAGCATGGTGCAGCCACCTCAGGGCGACGTGGAGGCCATGTACCCGGCGCTCCCCCCCTATTCTAACTGCAGCGATCTCTACTCAGAGCCTGTGTCTTTCCACGACCCCCAGGGCAACCCTGGGCTCGCCTATTCCCCCCAGGATTATCAATCGGCCAAGCCGGCCTTGGACAGCAATCTCTTCCCCATGATTCCTGACTACAATCTCTACCACCACCCCAGCGACATGGGCTCTATTCCGGAGCACAAGCCCTTCCAGGGCATGGACCCCATCCGAGTCAACCCGCCCCCTATCACCCCCCTGGAGACCATCAAGGCATTCAAAGACAAGCAGATCCACCCAGGCTTCGGCAGCCTACCCCAGCCGCCGCTCACACTCAAGCCCATCCGGCCCCGCAAGTACCCCAACCGACCCAGCAAGACCCCACTCCACGAGCGGCCCCACGCGTGTCCGGCGGAGGGCTGCGACCGCCGTTTCAGCCGCTCGGACGAGCTGACGCGGCACCTGCGCATCCACACGGGCCACAAGCCCTTCCAGTGCCGGATCTGCATGCGGAGCTTCAGCCGCAGCGACCACCTCACCACTCACATCCGCACGCATACGGGCGAGAAGCCCTTTGCCTGCGAGTTCTGCGGGCGCAAGTTCGCGCGCAGCGACGAGCGCAAGCGCCACGCCAAGATCCACCTCAAGCAAAAGGAGAAGAAGGCGGAGAAGGGGGTGGCGCCTTCTGCGTCCTCAGCGCCCCCCGTGACCCTGGCCCCCGTGGTCACCACCTGTGCCTGA